The genomic interval GAAATAGTTGTTGTATTTCACTCTCAAACTAAAAGATACTGAAATTGAATGTAAAGCATTCAGTGTAAGTAAACTGTTCTGTAAGTTTCTCCTTCATGCATAGGTTGGTTAATAAGTGCAAACAGGGCCACCATTTTGATGGCTGATTTGATGCCATCTACCAGTTGACTATATCTTTCCTCTTTGTATGAATTGTGCATGACATGAGGTAAACATGGATTCTTTGAGAAACTGAGTCACTGGGCCAATTGAGTAACTAAGTTACATAAAGAAAGAGAACCACAAAACACGAAAGCAGAACTACACTGCAGTTGATAAGGATGGGAACATCCTCTGCACAGTCAAGGTCTGCTTTTAGAGTCTCCAACATGCCCACTAGTCTTTTAGACTGCCACAGTCATTGTGTGACtaaaactgtgttttcaaaACACTATATGGGAAATatttctgcactgcactgttTATACGCTCATGACAGCCCTGAATTAAACCAATCCTGACAGGCCAGTCTTGGCTGATTACTTTGCTGTtaggtgaaaacaaaacagaatttcAGTCAGCATTAAATATTAATTCCCCACCCACTGTTCAGTATGTTCGTAGATTTTCTCCTGACAGACCTCAATAGACTGGAAATCATCCTGGACCCGACAAATAATTAACACGCACTTGGGGCCGAACAATGTCCCAAACACAATACAACAGTGTCCCAAATCCAGAGATTTACTGGCTTCCAATCAGGGCTCAATgtagctacagccaggagatttGTACTGCTTTTTGCTCGATAATCTGTTTGGGTCGAGACTGTGTTGCATGttacatgcgcgcacacacaaacacacacacacacacacacacacacacacacacacacacacacacacacacaggtccccCATTCATTCTGAAAAATCTGATTTCATGTAGACTGCTCTTTGTTGCATAAATGTGCTGCTTTATATTGTTTTCCCACAAGAATAAAATGAAGGCTAATAACAATTAATGTCTGGATATATTTGGGGGTTCTTGTTACACAATATAAATGTTTGAGAATACATTTGCTACTGAATGAGCATTGATCAAAGGCATCGTGTTGTAAAGCTAAAAgcagaatttgctgcttttcttctctgttgcTGAGGGACAATATTCATAATGCATCAATCTTAACAATGATTAACAAGGGCCATTTTGTATCATTAAGTGTGTGAGTTTGAAAATctggtaccactttctaataagtcaTATCTTATTAAGTATTTATAGGTTTTAGCTAATGGCTTtataatggttaataaatcatttattgtGCTTTATAGAGCAGTAAAGTCAGTCATCAGTACTATTTTTGTAATGTAAAGATCCCTCTCTCATCCCATGCTCTATAAAGTATTAATACAAGACATGCTAATCATCTAAATTACAACTTGTACACCCTTTATAAAATATGCCTCGTCAGGAAGTGTTACCCAGAATTTAAACCCTTGTGTTTTAACTAGAAATGTGACTGTATGGCTAAAGCGGTTTTTGTTATTACAGTGGAGAACACACTGAGGCACAGCTGACTGATTTCACAGGTGGGACGAAAACAGAGTCCAAGTTTTGAAATAATACATCATGTGAATGTGAATCAGTTTCACACAGAAAAGTAAAGAGCAGATTGTGAATGCGTGTCATTCTGGTGCATTCTGGGTACTGAACTGCTGTTGGATTTTGGAGAGGTTGGTGAGTGTGGTGAGGCATTTACCAAGCAGCAGGTTGACCAGGACCTCTTGTCCAGCCAGAGTGTTACTCCTTGTGAGGCACACAATGGTACCGATGATCCACGTGATGCCGTGCCCTGTGAGCGCTAACAGGGCGACCATGGAGCGGCAGCCTCCCCAGGAGGACGACGTGTAGGCGCACACCCCCATGCGCTTGGACAGACAGATGTCAATGGCGAGGAGGGAGTTCATCGCTATTCCCTTGAATGAGGGGTTGAGCTGCATGCAGTCTTCCTCTGGCATTTTGCTGGGCTCTCTCCGGTCCTTGCTGCCATTGTCGGCAGGTTCTTCACTCGGCTGGCTTGTCTGGTGCTTGATTTGACCCGGTCGCTTTGTGCTGCCTCTGCTCTCAGAGGggccgccgccaccaccaccaccaccaccgccgccgccgccgccactcccgctgctgctgctgccgcggAGGGGCTGGTTCAGCGACATGAACTCAGGTCTGCCCAGGACGCTGTTTCTCTCCCGCGCCCTGGATCTCACATTGTAACTCGAGGGCATGTTTTGATAGGGCCAAGTCCTCCTCTGTGGGTGCAACGACCGATTGTCAGTCTCCGGAAGATAATTGAAGTTGTGCGACTTCACCACGACAGTGAAATGTCCCAGGATAAACCCCCCTACACCGGTCCTCCCCCTCCTGTGGCCTTATTAGATATATTTAGACCCACTGGAATGCGCGATGGCCATGCTGTTTATACCGCGACCCATGCACGCTGGGAGGGTGTATTGAATGGCATTTGCCTCGGCCAATCCAGTGAAACCCGATCTACAGCATGGAGataaaataacaacatgagCGTCTTGTTACGCCGCAGCATGGCACAACAACACGGCCGACAGGTGCTTTACTGCGTGTGCTGCTGCGAAAAACAGGCTCAGTGTAGACATTGTGCTAGATATACGCAAGACATCGTCTTACCAGGCGAAGGAAGAACATGAACCCCACAGCATCACTCTAAATCTCCCCTGCAGCCCCCATAACACCTCTGATGTCCTGGCAGCGAGGAGAGGGGATTCTAGCTTAAAGCGATGCGGGCAAAGCGTGAAACAGTTAACAGTCAGCCGATATCATCAACAAAGGGTGAAGACGAAGCAGCCCTGCCAGTGCAGCATTTGGTACTTCCGGATTTGACGTAGTTTACGCACTATCCCGATTCAGCATCTGCAGAGCGCTCTGCTGTGGAGCGGAGTTCTCCAAGGTGCTTAAACAGACAGCggcaggaaggaggaggagggggggggaggaggaggaggaggagcaccCTGCCGTGCTGCCAGCGTTACTGAGACACATGGAGGATTTTAAAAGTGCtactgaacaaataaacaaataaataaataaaaaaaagtgttttggttgttttgtggaGAATAGGCTCCAACAAATGACAGcactaaaaagaaatggaacAAACAACACCACAGGACCAAATATGATTGTCAAACCATATTGATTACCTATCATCACTGACTACAGCAATCCGGCCTGCATTGAACGCTCTCTATCTATCTCAAATCAAATAAACTGTATTGGCATGGATGTTGGCGTTACGTTGTATTAACAAGACTAAATTACAGttgaatattacattttattaagagtaaacaaaacaaaataaatcataatcACACGTATCTCCAACTTAAAATCTGTAAGAAATATGATTTAGTCAGTATAACTACTGCTACACTACTATTACCAGTCTATAATAATtctaataatttattattattatttgaacgCACATCGAAGGAACATTTCACTGAGACTCAGCCTAGAAGGTGATGGTGATCTGTCTGTAGGCTGAAACCcaccaaataaaaaatacaaaatataaaaaaggcaACCTCTTTCTTGTTACTTATGAATCAAGTGGGTACATTTAGCTGTCTAATATTCATTGTATATCCTAATTAATGTGCTCTGAGACAATGTACTGATCATTTCCAACAGAAATCGCCGtgcctacatttcccagcatgctcaGAGCGGAAGTGTCGTCTGAAAGAGACTTATAAAGCTGCTTCCCAGGCAGCTGAGGGAGACCAATGCGCAGCGGGGTGAACCTGCCGAGGCAGCGATGGGACGAGCACCGAGAACTGACAGCTTGTGCAGGAATTTAAGCTGAACCGCATCCCATCGCAGGAAGCACCGCAACTGTCGGCGCGGTCGAACTATGTGACAGCTGGCACTTCTCCCTCCAGAggcgatatatatatatatatatatatatatttttttatttttttttatttttttttaaatctaagaATGGATCCGGTGAAATGGGTGCTAAAGTTGACCCGGCGGTGTCCTTTGGATGTGGCGGTGCTCAGTCTCAAACTCGGCTAGATTTCAGTGCTTGTGGCaatgctccctctctctctctgtgggacGGGGACATTATCTGCAGCTGTAGGGGAGAAATAACGGGAGCGGGCGTGGAGGAGATAACGGAATTATACCTCTCTGACCGAGGACCTGTGTGAGAAGCTGTCCGCTCTGAATTTCCCCAGGATTTGACCCTGCTGGGGACACTGGACACTTCCCAGCGAATTGTTTTATAGGTAGACTTCtctttgcatgttgttttttgtcgGCTAAAAATAGACCACAATCCATGCTATTGCAGCGCACGAGCACTTAATCCGCACATGTGTAAACACGCTCAGTATAAGATCTTAAATGACACTTTTTATTGTGAGGAATTGAGGCTATTGCGGATTAAATGGCCAGTCGGCTGCTTCCCATAATGTGAGCGGCACCTCTGAGCTGCCATTTGGCGTTCATGACTGTCCGCGTGCACGGTCCAGCAcaactttttttattatgattCTTGTCACCAGCTGGACATAGAGCTTTAGTCATCGGGTAGTCCGGGGATTAGCTGTTAATGAAAGAATCCCACAGAAGAGAATATGTGGCCAAGATGTAACATTAGTAGTTTTTTATCAATTATTAAGCTCATAATTAACCTGAACCTTTTTACGCGCACCTTTCCAATGGATGCATGTTGCCAAAAGGTCAAGTCTTTTTGCGATGAAGCGCATTAAGGAGGCAATGACTTGTAACTTGACAGCATGATAACATCAGTGCACGGGTAAGAAAAGTTATTGTACCTGCGCTTGTTTGGTGAAGCTGCGTTTTACGCACCGGAAAGCATGCGCTCTACAAATATGAAGATTTTCTAGGCATGTCTTCATCTtcgtcttcatcttcttcttcatcttcttttctgAAAGTAGTTTTGGATCAAAGATGCATGGCTTTTTTATGAGACCGTCTGctataaataaacactttttaatcTGGTaagctatttttcttttttgggggagAACATGATGTGGATCCAACTGAGGTGATTTCCATgcgtctttcttcttctccagacCTCTGGACGTGGTTGTGGATTGCGTTGCTATTTAATGCAATGGGCTGCATCCAGAGTATCAGGTGTAAGCCCAAGAGTTTCCGAGACAGTATCATCGTCCTGGAGGTGAACAGTTCCATCGACCCCAACCCCACCAGCATCGACGAGTCATCCAGCGTGGTCCTGCGCTACCGGACACCGCACTTCCGAGCTTGTGCCCGGGTCTTGGTGCCGCCAGTGGCAGGTAAAGAGACATGGACCATCGGTTGGATTCAAGCTTGTAACCACATGGAGTTCTACAATACATATGGAAACAAAGGGATGTGAGTATCTTGAGCTCTTCCTTTACTGTGTTGTCAGGCTTTGGAGATCATCATTGTTGGATGATGAGCATTTGTTGAGCACATTTGGTTGAGACTGAAGTACCAAGGGATTAATGCAGAAACATGCATATTGAAATTGGCAACAAGTAGTACTGTGAGCATGGGTTACAGAAACGCACCAACTATTctgattattttgttatatttgtggacagacaagaaaaacaaactaacttAGGTTTTGGATAAAAAAATTCTTGTGAGTGTGACAGGAGTTTCTTTCTGGATCCACTGAGGCGATCTTTATTTACGTATCACACCtgtattaaaaaacaacaactttaacaTTAGTGCTGCGACtaactaattattttcagtatGGACTAATCTGCTAATTGTTTTTtgtgattaattgattaattatttggtcaatgaaacatgaaaaaatgccagtcacagcttcacagagcccaaggtgacgtcctcaaatgtcttgttttgtctgaccaaaagtccaaaaaccaaaggtattcagtttactctcatatatgacaaagagcagcagcaaatccagccatttgaaaagctggaacagAGAAGAAATCATATTTTTTGCTATTAATCGATGAGCAAACTTGtcgattaattttctgttgatcaacgAATCAATTAATGGATATGTTGTATTTTGGAACACGTGAACACTTTTACACGTTTTGTTTGTACCATTTCACTTTGATGACAACATGAGATCACTTGAGAAGTGCTTTCACCCAAAATGGAGAACTACATGGAGAATTTCCAAGTTTGACAATTTAAGGCCAACTAATCCTACAATGAACCAAGAAGAGGAAATATTTTAACCAGACTGGACTTCAGGAAAAGAAACCCAAATACATTAGGTGCTTTGGCATTAGGCACCAAACTCTTAAAATGGACAGAGGGGACAGTCGGTGCCAACCACCAACAGAGAACCTTTATTTCTGTCTAATTTCATGAGTTGTGAGAGTCTTGTTGTTCCTGTTTTTGTATAACACGTGACGCTAAAATAATTATTCAGTGGAAATATTCTTGAGTAGTGAAAGTTGTCTATCGTAACATCTGGGTTGCCAAGTTTAACGCCAGCATCAGTCTCTGCAATGCAAtcaaaatattacatattaacATCTGTATTCAGGAAGATGAGCAAATGTTCatagaaaagtaaaataaattgACTTGTCTGTAAGTGCACTTCAATATTAAATAAGTAGCTTGGCTATCTACAATATGTGGGCTTGTAGCTGCATGCCTGCAGGCTGCAAAGTACTTCAATAcctgacagatatgagagaaGGGCACTGTGATGGAAAATAATTGCTACGACCTTTCAGATCCCTCCACTTGTCTATACACAGTTATTTTGCACCAGCAGTtataaacaagacaaacatgagCAAATCCAGCTTTAAGAAAATATGCTCATGACACAGACTGATTAATAACAGGTCTCTCTCTGAAGTAGCGTCCATTCTTTATCCTGTAGTGGGCAACCACAAGCTGACATGTACCCAGAATATGCTTTATCTGTAGACATTGCAGCTGAGGATGTTTGAGTGCTGCACGTCTAAGATTAGAGGCACAGTCCCCTCCccaacacccccaccccagTATGGCCCTGCATatgtgagagagacagtgagaaagtgagagagccACCAGTTACTGTCTAAAAGTCCAGTATGATCGATGCCTTTTGTaaactgcatttgtgttttcagtaaaTGCCTCTTTCATCCAAGCTACACTATTGTGTTGTGAATATTAACTCTTTTTTCTAGCTGAGGTTTAATTGTCATGCttgtttgtaaaacaaaaagcagaataGCACCCCATTTTGAAGCCCAAAACACAAACTTGGAGACAGTTACTAACTCCCAATGTACTGTACTTGACTCGGCTCACAATAGAGGTATGAACAGATGAGCAATATTATGCCATTTTTCTCTAATATTTCGAGttcattaaaatatttcattaaagatTAACTACCAGAAAAACTCTAAACTTCAAACtcaaaaaatctaaaataacaaACGCTTGCACAAAAGTGGTTCATATTAGGATAAATGTCACTTGGTAGCGTTTGTCAGCTATTAAAGAGCTACGTTAATCAGCACTTTCACATGATATGTGCTTCAAGTTCAATTATCTGTGCCCAAgctatatctatatatatatctatatatatctttatctatatatacatctatatatatatatatatatatatatatatatatatatatacacaaacacacacacacacatatatatacacacacacacacacacacatatatatatacatacatacatacatatatgtatatatatatatacatgtgtgtgtaaggcAAATCCCCTCTTTGTGCAGTGTTTACATGGgttttctctccctgtatctcatgtaaaaattaaattatatgTCATCATATTCCAATATTAAAGTCATTAAACTTCACGAGCACAGCAAGGCCACCTATTCTTGATGATTTTTTAAGTCACTCTTAGGATGCAGGAGATGAATCTGCTCTCACTGCTGAGATTCTCATACTAAGTAGTTCCTTTGATGGCAATAAAGCTTCAGCGTGCTGTAATTGGACAGAACAGCTGAGGGTGGTAATGAGGATGATTTCTCTGTTGGCTCTGGATGATGTGCTCTGGATTCTGGACACATTCATCGTCTCTCCTCCGGTTTGTTGTCCCTGTCTTTTAGAATGGCTTTACTGGAGGTACACCTTTGTAGTTTTGTGCACGCACTCATACGAGCATGCTGATACACATACCAATGTGTGTACATGAGGCCTTTTGTGTTGCCCTAAAACTTTTAAAGGTGCCAAAACACAGCCTGAAactaaactgaaactaaaaaagaaatgaatatttATCTTTTGTAAAAGTTTGATACCATTTGTTAACAGCATTTATGGCTATACTGTTTCTTAAAATGAAAGTTAACCCTAGTCAGGAACATTAATATTGCACACAAAACTTCCTTGGTAGAGCAGTGTGGacgtgcacacagacacacacacacacacacacgcacacacacaggtggtgAGGCTTAAGCATGCTGTAATTGGTTAATTAATTGAATTGGCACCATATTTCTTCACTTCCACTCCTACAAAGTTGATCCAATCCTCACCATCTGTGAAAGAAAGCATCTCTTGGACGCCCTTATTGTGTCTCATCAACAGAATTTTGACACTCCAAACCATTGGCCTGCAACATCCAAATGAATGTGGCAGCAAAGttgcagaaacaggaaatgagccGTTTCCGCGTTCTCAGTTGATGCATGAATTTTCAATGAAGCTGTCTGAAATCGACTTCCagttcaaaaacacatttctttgcttCTTCTGCAAAGTTGATGCAATCTTCACAATATATTGTGGGAAAGCAGATATCTTTTTTGGGTACTCTATAACACGCAGTGGTGATCTGGTGAATTTGGCTTAAGATGATATTGTCTTTGCTAAAGAGCTTTCAGTTTTGATGGGTAGAGCACAGGGCTTGTAATCACTGGAGGTTTAAAGTCATAGTTGAACAGGAAACTGCAACTATGTACTACTGCAGTGGctacaatatttttttcatacaaTCAAACTGTCAAGGTTTAGTTTGGTTTGGTTAAGTTTGCATTTGTACCACCAGTGGCAGAAGCTAGATGTTTTAGCTATCTTTCAACTTTCCATTactttagctaactatttcaactgtttgtcCGTTACTTTAAGCTATTTATTTTATCCATTATCCTTCCACTTTTGGCTATTTCAACAGTTTGATTACTTTTAGCAATCTACTTTCACTGTATCCATTAGCTCTATTTTAACATCGTATCCagtacttttagctaactatttcaaccacttaaatgacattattacatacatatataatcattttagctaactgtttgaACAGTTTATATTCCTTTTAATGTTGGCTGtccatttcaaccatttatccattgcttttagctaactgtttagACTGATCGGCTCACTCGACAAGTCGTTcctacacactctcacatccaATGGTGTTAAGGTGTTCAATCAATATGTTGATatactttttttgtcaaatcatAATTTTTTTCAATTAGTTGAGCTAAGTACCCCCTGGCAACTGCAGaagtacccctggttgggaatcactcTGCCAGAGTGCATGCAACATTTACAATAACTGACATGCTCAGAAGTTGAGtagtagttgttttttttgagtgaATCATTTTAACATCCCTGCGGTTCTGTCACTCACAACACTTATTGCAGACCATTTGGCAGTGACAACACAGGCAGtgaagacacaaacaggaagtgagccaTATCTCTGCAATGCTTTCCCCACTCATGATCAAAGTTCCTCAGCGGGTAGATGACTTCACATTGTACCTATGTGCAATCTACTCTGCTTGATGTGCTTTTGCCTGTCCCCCACACCATTGCCGCTTGCAGCTAGTATGTTCCTGCTTTTGATGAACattataaaatacttttttttttttatctggacAGTTGCACAGCCATTCATGTACAGGACCAGGTCTCAGTGTGCCTTTAAGACAAACCAGCATTCAGGCAGTTTACTGTATTACTTACGATGGAAGTAGCACCCGACGAAGGAAAATGCTATGAACATTACATGTTGTGATAAAGTTCAGCTGCACGTGTGCTTGTGAGGACTTATTGTCTGTATGATTAAAAGGCTTGAGATTTATATCAAGCCATGTgttcataaataataaatagaacTTTTCCACATGGAATCAGATACAGATATTcactgttgaaatattttgagCACTGGAGTTGTCTGAGTTCATGACAAAATGGGAAATTGCTGCAAATTGTTTTGGAGGCATCCGTTGAGAGGATTAAGTGATTTTTCAGAACAGAAAtgtacatatgcacacacgAGCACGCGtgtacactctctctcacactctcacacacacacacacacacacactcacacacacacacacacacacacacacacaagggccAGCTATTATCATGCCCGACATGCTAATCTCACCCCCTGGGTGAATACATAAGTCACAATGTGAGGCCAGGCCAAGCAGGCAGTAAGTCATGTGGCTGGTGATCACACTGTTATCTCCTCTGTCCCGCTGATCCTCTTCTTCAGGGAATGAAAGGTAATCTTTTTCCTGCTGTGGGCAGAAAATCGGTAGATGGACACACCAGAGGTACCAGGTCActtaagttgtgtgtgtgtcacaatatttatttttatattgtattttatccCCTGCAGTTTGAAAATTGGCGGAAAGATCCAACTGTGAGGCTTTGAGTCACCTCCTTGCTTCTGTCATGTGCTTTTAGATATACAGTTATATCAGAAGGGAGACTTGTCACGCTATTGAGATGCAAATTCTCGGCTATTTATACAGGAAGGATTAGGCCGGAGAGCTTTTGAATCTTTTGGTTTGGTTAAGTGTGCCAGAGATGAATTttaaggataattctggtttattacaagctgggtcttatttttgtaatgATTTCTATCTGTAACAGAAACGATGACCTCACTATAAAGAAGTCAGATGGgtcaagaaacaaaacaaaggcgAATTACattatcataactgatagaaatgatgaccAAAACTGTGACCAAAAGAccaaagttgtaataaactgcagTTATCCTTTAATCTCAACAGCCACTTAAAGTCTATGAGCTCCATTTCTGGGTAAATCCTCATCTGTGACTCCTTTCTACTTTCAGGTCAAGTTGGGAGCTCCCCGACCTGCGGGATGGCAAGATCCAGGCCATCAGCGACTCGGATGGGGTCAACTACCCGTGGTACGGCAACACCACGGAAACCTGCACCGTCGTGGGCCCCACCAAGAAGGACAGCAAGTTCACCGTTAGTATGAATGACAATTTCTACCCCAGTGTGACCTGGGGCGTGCCCGTCAGCGACAGCAACGTGCCTCAGCTTAGCAGCATCCACCGCGACCAGAGCTTTACAACCTGGCTGGTGGCCATCAACCAGGCCACCTCAGAGACACTCGTCCTGCAAACAATCCACTGGAGGATGCGGCTTCACATCCGTGTGGACCCAGAGAAGCCTCTGGGTCACAGGGCTGTTCTGAACGAGCCCGTGGCTCAGGAACAGCCCCAGATCCTGGGCAAGAACGAGCCCATCCCCACTAACGCCATGGTCAAGCCCAACGCCAACGACGCCCAAGTGCTGATGTGGCGGCCAAAGAATGGTGACCCCGTGGTGGTCATCCCACCCAAATACTGACCCAATTCACTGACCAGACTGGCCTTGGATACCTTAACAGTATCATCTCttatttgttctctttcttttgttcctgcTCGTCACCAGCTCTCACTGCTTTAACCCTTCCCCTCTTTTTTGCCTCTATATTATTCTCTCTTATGTTTTAaaaagactgacagagagaaaaacaggcagagacGAATGAAACCAGCTCTGAGAAAAAGACCAACTGTTGCTTTGAGGTGGGGGCTTGAACACACCTTTAAAACTCGAGCAAACAAACGGCAACCGTTCTACCTTCAAACTGGGTCGGGTCGCACTGTGCTAAATGAAATCAttgcaaaaataacaaactagagaatttctttgttttttgtattttaattttatattttggcTGTTTGGGCCAAGTGATATGATATGGGGTTTTTGTGAGTGTGGGTGGACTTAAGTATTTACATGACCATGTCTGCGCACATGCTACATACATGGACATGCACAAACCTTGTGTATGAATACCAGTTGTGTTTCTATTTATGGGCTGGGAGAGAGTGCATTTaactttgtttgttattgttgttgttgctgtcgtGTGCTTCACATGACAAATTGCATTGGGTGACATACTAGATTTtagtacttttttaaaaaaacatgcaagaCATTCAATCCATGCTGCCTTAAGTTTACATCGCTTTCCACTGCAAACTTTTTCGCCTTAAACAAAGTGCAATGCAGTATTTTGCTCATTTGTCCCGTCTCTTCCAGACTGTTGGTGCTGGCATGTGTGGGTTTAGGACAGGAACGACACCACAGAAGTAGACCTGCGTCTGGAGTTTTTTATGTTTAGTTGCGTTCACCTGACAAATGTATTGTCTCATGAGTACAACCAGCATTATGCGTAGACACTGTTACACAACCAAGCTAACTAGCTGTGTTTCAAGTGCATTATGCAACAAAAGAGATGCTCTGTACTGATGGACACGCAGAGAACAGCAGCGAAGCCAATCCTCGTCAATAGCACTCAA from Enoplosus armatus isolate fEnoArm2 chromosome 18, fEnoArm2.hap1, whole genome shotgun sequence carries:
- the LOC139300978 gene encoding inactive phospholipid phosphatase 7; translation: MPSSYNVRSRARERNSVLGRPEFMSLNQPLRGSSSSGSGGGGGGGSTKRPEPADNGSKDRREPSKMPEEDCMQLNPSFKGIAMNSLLAIDICLSKRMGVCAYTSSSWGGCRSMVALLALTGHGITWIIGTIVCLTRSNTLAGQEVLVNLLLALILDVMTVAGIQRLVKRRGPWEMTPGFLDCVAMDIYSFPAAHASRAAMVSKFLLSHLVLAVPLRILLVLWALLVGMSRVLLGKHHLTDMVCGFALGMLHFSLMESVWLSSSTCQTLISISTLSWSPFF
- the fam78ab gene encoding protein FAM78A — translated: MRLSSSPDLWTWLWIALLFNAMGCIQSIRCKPKSFRDSIIVLEVNSSIDPNPTSIDESSSVVLRYRTPHFRACARVLVPPVAGKETWTIGWIQACNHMEFYNTYGNKGMSSWELPDLRDGKIQAISDSDGVNYPWYGNTTETCTVVGPTKKDSKFTVSMNDNFYPSVTWGVPVSDSNVPQLSSIHRDQSFTTWLVAINQATSETLVLQTIHWRMRLHIRVDPEKPLGHRAVLNEPVAQEQPQILGKNEPIPTNAMVKPNANDAQVLMWRPKNGDPVVVIPPKY